One genomic segment of Amycolatopsis sp. Hca4 includes these proteins:
- the asnB gene encoding asparagine synthase (glutamine-hydrolyzing), which yields MCGIAGWVSYDADLTRRQDVVDAMTGTMACRGPDDSGTWVREHVALGHRRLAIIDLPGGRQPMTVATPNGAVAMVYSGEAYNFTELKEELTKLGHRWKTDSDTEVVLHGYLQWGDEVVDHLNGMYAFAIWDERDDRLVMIRDRMGIKPFYYYPTRDGVLFGSEPKAILANPLAKKVVDLDGLRELAGFTKRPGWSLWKDMEEVQPGTIVTVSREGIRTRTYWKLDAKQHTDDQETTVARVRELMTDIVNRQLVADVPRCVLLSGGLDSSAVTGLAAARLAEQGEQLRTFSVDFFGQEENFQPDEMRDTADSPFVRDVAALVGSAHQDVVLNPAELTDPEVRRAVLRARDIPAGLGDMDTSLYLLFKAIRGESTVALSGESADEVFGGYRWFHDEKAVNADTFPWLAFRTSMMDERSTLYTPELVKKLDVESYIADQYASAVASVDHLDGESALEARMRTICHLHLTRFVRMLLDRKDRASMAVGLEVRVPFCDHRLVEYVYNTPWSLKTFDGREKSLLRHATSHVLPSSVAQRVKSPYPSTQDPGYAAALQQQVKEVLAEPGHPVFDLVDRTWAHRVSEVDPATMPPAARIGLDRLLDLYHWIEMYNPELQLG from the coding sequence ATGTGCGGTATCGCCGGCTGGGTTTCCTACGACGCCGACCTCACCCGCCGCCAGGACGTGGTCGACGCCATGACGGGGACCATGGCCTGCCGCGGGCCGGACGACTCGGGGACGTGGGTGCGCGAGCACGTGGCGCTGGGACACCGGCGCCTGGCCATCATCGACCTGCCCGGCGGCCGTCAGCCGATGACGGTGGCCACGCCGAACGGCGCGGTGGCCATGGTCTACAGCGGTGAGGCCTACAACTTCACCGAACTGAAGGAAGAGCTGACGAAGCTCGGCCACCGGTGGAAGACCGACAGCGACACCGAGGTCGTGCTGCACGGTTACCTGCAGTGGGGCGACGAGGTCGTCGACCACCTCAACGGCATGTACGCCTTCGCGATCTGGGACGAGCGCGACGACCGGCTGGTGATGATCCGCGACCGGATGGGCATCAAGCCGTTCTACTACTACCCGACTCGCGACGGCGTCCTGTTCGGCTCCGAGCCGAAGGCCATCCTCGCCAACCCCCTCGCCAAGAAGGTCGTCGACCTCGACGGCCTGCGCGAGCTCGCCGGCTTCACCAAGCGGCCGGGCTGGTCGCTGTGGAAGGACATGGAGGAGGTGCAGCCGGGCACGATCGTCACCGTGTCCCGCGAGGGCATCAGGACCCGCACCTACTGGAAGCTGGACGCGAAGCAGCACACGGACGACCAGGAGACCACGGTCGCCCGCGTCCGCGAGCTGATGACCGACATCGTCAACCGCCAGCTCGTCGCCGACGTCCCCCGCTGCGTCCTGCTGTCGGGTGGCCTGGACTCCAGCGCCGTCACCGGGCTCGCGGCCGCGCGGCTGGCCGAGCAGGGCGAGCAGCTGCGGACGTTCTCCGTCGACTTCTTCGGCCAGGAGGAGAACTTCCAGCCGGACGAAATGCGCGACACGGCCGACTCGCCGTTCGTCCGCGACGTCGCCGCCCTGGTGGGGTCGGCGCACCAGGACGTCGTCCTCAACCCGGCCGAGCTGACCGACCCCGAGGTGCGCCGCGCGGTGCTGCGGGCGCGGGACATCCCGGCCGGCCTCGGCGACATGGACACCTCGCTGTACCTGCTGTTCAAGGCGATCCGCGGCGAGTCGACGGTGGCCCTGTCCGGCGAGTCGGCCGACGAGGTGTTCGGCGGCTACCGCTGGTTCCACGACGAGAAGGCCGTCAACGCGGACACGTTCCCGTGGCTGGCGTTCCGCACCTCGATGATGGACGAGCGCTCGACGCTGTACACGCCGGAGCTGGTGAAGAAGCTCGACGTCGAGTCCTACATCGCCGACCAGTACGCCTCCGCGGTCGCTTCGGTGGACCACCTCGACGGCGAGTCCGCGCTCGAAGCGCGGATGCGGACCATCTGCCACCTGCACCTGACCCGGTTCGTGCGGATGCTGCTGGACCGCAAGGACCGTGCGTCGATGGCGGTGGGCCTGGAGGTGCGGGTGCCGTTCTGCGACCACCGGCTGGTCGAGTACGTGTACAACACGCCGTGGTCGCTGAAGACGTTCGACGGCCGCGAGAAGAGCCTCCTGCGTCACGCGACTTCGCACGTCCTGCCTTCTTCGGTCGCGCAGCGGGTGAAGAGCCCGTACCCGTCGACGCAGGACCCGGGCTACGCGGCGGCGTTGCAGCAGCAGGTCAAGGAGGTCCTGGCCGAGCCGGGTCACCCGGTGTTCGACCTGGTCGACCGCACCTGGGCACACCGGGTGTCCGAAGTGGACCCGGCGACGATGCCCCCGGCGGCGCGCATCGGCCTCGACCGGCTGCTCGACCTGTACCACTGGATCGAGATGTACAACCCGGAGTTGCAGCTCGGCTGA
- a CDS encoding GNAT family N-acetyltransferase — protein MIVLTPLDEAALVRLLEAAEAGADPLDVMPPVGGPPGWTSARRDAFLAFHRARCLDPATAVERTWVIDADGVAVGAARLESHGDAVEAGIWLARAARGRGIGKQVTALLLAEARASGAAGLVASTTVDNRGAQSLLAGIGADLTVDGDEVAADLRLGRSR, from the coding sequence ATGATCGTGCTGACTCCGCTGGACGAGGCCGCCCTGGTGCGGCTGCTCGAAGCCGCCGAGGCCGGGGCCGATCCCCTGGACGTCATGCCTCCGGTCGGCGGGCCGCCCGGGTGGACGTCCGCGCGCCGGGACGCCTTCCTCGCGTTCCACCGCGCCCGGTGCCTGGACCCGGCGACCGCGGTGGAACGCACCTGGGTGATCGACGCCGACGGCGTGGCGGTCGGCGCGGCCCGGCTGGAATCCCACGGCGACGCGGTCGAGGCGGGCATCTGGCTGGCCCGCGCCGCCCGTGGGCGGGGGATCGGCAAGCAGGTGACGGCGTTGCTGCTCGCCGAGGCCCGTGCGAGCGGCGCGGCCGGGCTCGTCGCCTCGACGACCGTGGACAACCGCGGTGCCCAGTCGCTGCTCGCCGGGATCGGTGCGGACCTCACCGTCGACGGCGACGAGGTGGCCGCGGACCTGCGGCTCGGCCGGAGCCGGTGA
- a CDS encoding Gfo/Idh/MocA family oxidoreductase: MRLGLAGTGRIGTAHAETLKGFEEVDSVVVADVDTARAASAAAKLGVESAGLDELFTAGLDGLVVTAATDAHPGLIIAAVDAGIPVFCEKPVAADIPGTLAVIDRISASDVPVQIGFQRRFDAGYAAARAAVASGELGWLHTLRATTFDPAPPPAGYVAHSGGLFRDCGVHDFDIIRWVSGREVDEVYAIGANRGEQFFVDAGDVDTAAATLTLDDGTLATVSLTRYNGAGYDVRLDVLGSVSGVVVGLDDRAPLRSVEPGVAPLPGPAYPGFMERFRPAYTTELRAFLDVVAGRAPSPCGAADALEAFYIAEACEVSRRERRPVKLAEVRR, translated from the coding sequence ATGAGGTTGGGACTGGCGGGCACCGGCCGGATCGGCACCGCGCACGCGGAGACGCTGAAGGGGTTCGAGGAGGTCGACTCGGTCGTCGTGGCCGACGTCGACACCGCACGGGCCGCGTCTGCCGCCGCGAAACTCGGCGTCGAATCGGCGGGGCTCGACGAGCTGTTCACCGCGGGGCTGGACGGCCTGGTCGTCACCGCGGCCACGGACGCGCACCCCGGCCTGATCATCGCGGCGGTCGACGCGGGCATCCCGGTGTTCTGCGAGAAGCCGGTGGCCGCGGACATCCCGGGTACGCTGGCGGTGATCGACCGGATCAGCGCGTCGGACGTGCCGGTCCAGATCGGCTTCCAGCGCCGCTTCGACGCTGGTTACGCGGCGGCCCGGGCGGCGGTCGCGTCCGGCGAGCTGGGCTGGCTGCACACGCTCCGCGCGACGACGTTCGACCCGGCGCCCCCGCCGGCCGGGTACGTCGCCCACTCGGGTGGGTTGTTCCGCGACTGCGGCGTCCACGACTTCGACATCATCCGCTGGGTGAGCGGCCGCGAGGTCGACGAGGTGTACGCGATCGGCGCCAACCGCGGCGAGCAGTTCTTCGTGGACGCGGGCGACGTCGACACGGCGGCGGCGACACTGACCCTGGACGACGGAACGCTGGCCACGGTGTCGCTGACCCGCTACAACGGCGCGGGCTACGACGTGCGGCTCGACGTGCTGGGCTCGGTGTCGGGCGTGGTGGTCGGCCTGGACGACCGGGCGCCGCTGCGGTCGGTGGAGCCGGGCGTCGCCCCGCTGCCCGGGCCGGCTTATCCGGGGTTCATGGAGCGCTTCCGCCCGGCGTACACGACGGAGCTGCGCGCGTTCCTGGACGTGGTCGCGGGCCGGGCGCCTTCACCGTGCGGGGCGGCGGACGCTCTGGAGGCGTTCTACATCGCGGAGGCTTGCGAGGTCTCCCGGCGGGAACGGCGGCCGGTGAAGCTGGCGGAGGTCCGCCGGTAG
- a CDS encoding LacI family DNA-binding transcriptional regulator — translation MEDVAARAGVSRALVSLVMNNSPKVSDARRAAVLRAAEELGYQPHVMARSLASRTSTVLGVMVNDLRNAFFADIVEELDAAAQAAGFDLILNTGGRSPTREWNALHNLLSFRPAGIILLSPVVPAASIQVAAKQCPVVLVSRTVRSSIVDTVNDDGEAGSALAVDHLVGLGHRRIAHLDGGGAAGAAQRRRGFEAAMRRHGLEPIVVRSEHTDIGGENAVRELLAEYGRPELPTGLVAGNDFNAVGAMSALEEAGLRVPEDVSVVGYDNTSLAALRHLSLTTVDQPRKDMARLAFEALIERVRGERTEPVRHLLHPSLVVRATTGPFSHTGGAAR, via the coding sequence ATGGAGGACGTCGCCGCGCGGGCGGGAGTTTCCCGCGCGCTGGTCTCCCTGGTGATGAACAATTCACCGAAGGTCTCCGACGCCCGCCGCGCGGCGGTGCTGCGCGCGGCCGAAGAACTCGGCTACCAGCCGCACGTGATGGCGCGGTCGCTGGCCAGCCGGACGTCCACCGTGCTCGGCGTGATGGTCAACGACCTGCGCAACGCCTTCTTCGCCGACATCGTCGAGGAACTGGACGCCGCCGCGCAGGCGGCGGGGTTCGACCTGATCCTCAACACCGGCGGCCGCAGTCCCACGCGGGAGTGGAACGCCCTGCACAACCTGCTGTCCTTCCGCCCGGCCGGGATCATCCTGCTCTCCCCGGTCGTCCCGGCGGCGTCGATCCAGGTCGCGGCCAAGCAGTGCCCGGTCGTCCTGGTGTCGCGGACGGTCCGGTCGTCCATTGTGGACACGGTGAACGACGACGGCGAGGCGGGGTCGGCACTGGCGGTCGACCACCTGGTCGGCCTCGGGCACCGGCGCATCGCCCACCTCGACGGCGGCGGCGCGGCCGGCGCGGCGCAGCGGCGGCGCGGGTTCGAGGCGGCGATGCGGCGGCACGGCCTCGAGCCGATCGTCGTGCGCAGCGAGCACACCGACATCGGCGGCGAGAACGCGGTGCGGGAGCTGCTCGCCGAGTACGGGCGCCCGGAGCTGCCGACGGGGTTGGTCGCCGGCAACGACTTCAACGCCGTGGGCGCGATGTCGGCGCTCGAAGAGGCCGGTCTGCGGGTGCCGGAGGACGTCTCGGTGGTCGGCTACGACAACACCTCGCTCGCCGCGCTGCGGCACCTGTCCCTGACCACGGTGGACCAGCCACGCAAGGACATGGCGCGGCTGGCGTTCGAAGCGCTGATCGAGCGCGTCCGCGGGGAGCGCACGGAGCCGGTCCGGCACCTGCTGCACCCGTCTTTGGTGGTCCGGGCGACCACTGGCCCGTTTTCTCACACAGGAGGAGCTGCACGATGA
- a CDS encoding TIM barrel protein: protein MTATIRVAAAPISWGVCEVPGWGRVLDAATVLGEMAALGVQATELGPPGYLPREPAALRELLAGYDLTLVGGFLAVVLHENQEKALEEAEESAALFAACGGDVLVLAAATGLDGYDDRPRLSDTEWATLVETAGRIRDIAAAHGLRTVLHPHVGTHVEQQAEVERFLADSDLGLCLDTGHLMIGGTDPVELAKRYPERVGHVHLKDVREDLAAEVRAGRLGYTDAVGRGMYTPLGEGDVDVAAMVRSVQAAGYDGWYVLEQDTALGAESPDDLPRRDTERSLTHLAKITDSL, encoded by the coding sequence GTGACAGCGACGATCCGCGTGGCCGCCGCCCCGATCTCCTGGGGCGTCTGCGAAGTCCCGGGCTGGGGCCGGGTGCTGGACGCGGCGACCGTGCTCGGCGAGATGGCCGCGCTGGGCGTGCAGGCCACCGAACTCGGCCCGCCCGGGTACCTGCCGCGCGAGCCGGCCGCCCTGCGCGAGCTCCTCGCCGGGTACGACCTGACGCTCGTCGGCGGCTTCCTCGCCGTGGTCCTGCACGAGAACCAGGAGAAGGCGCTCGAGGAAGCCGAGGAGTCGGCCGCGCTCTTCGCCGCCTGCGGGGGCGACGTCCTGGTCCTCGCCGCCGCGACGGGGCTCGACGGCTACGACGACCGCCCGCGGCTGAGCGACACCGAGTGGGCGACGCTGGTCGAAACGGCGGGCAGGATCCGCGACATCGCCGCCGCCCACGGCCTGCGCACGGTGCTGCACCCGCACGTCGGGACGCACGTGGAGCAGCAGGCCGAGGTCGAGCGCTTCCTCGCCGACTCCGATCTCGGGTTGTGCCTCGACACCGGGCACCTGATGATCGGCGGGACGGATCCGGTGGAGCTGGCGAAGCGGTATCCCGAACGGGTGGGCCACGTGCACCTCAAGGACGTCCGGGAAGACCTGGCGGCCGAGGTCCGCGCGGGACGGCTCGGCTACACCGACGCGGTCGGGCGGGGCATGTACACCCCGCTCGGCGAGGGCGACGTGGACGTGGCGGCGATGGTGCGCTCCGTCCAGGCCGCGGGCTACGACGGCTGGTACGTCCTCGAACAGGACACCGCCCTCGGCGCGGAGAGCCCCGACGACCTACCCCGGCGGGACACCGAGCGCAGCCTGACCCACCTGGCGAAGATCACCGACTCCCTCTGA
- a CDS encoding sugar ABC transporter substrate-binding protein: MFSLKKLAGVAAIAAAGLVLSACSGPTADNSSNSASGSPSAAAPSTGGPLKVAVVTHGSAGDAFWNVVKNGAEQAGKDLNVGVDYFSDGDPGNQARLIDNAVAQKVGGLVVSMANPQALQTSIQNAVKAGIPVITINSGEDFSAQFGAIAHVGQSEGLAGQGAGQRLKAAGKTKLLCVIHEAGNIGQNQRCDGAKQTFGNVTTLQVDISNPTDAQARIRGALQSDPSIDAVLALNSQVAARAVAAAKEASSKAQVATFDLNADVVTAIKDGSILFAVDQQQYEQGYLPIVFLKLYKENGNTIGGGKPVQTGPGFVDKTNIDTIAPYAQRGTR; encoded by the coding sequence GTGTTCTCTCTCAAGAAGCTGGCGGGCGTGGCGGCGATCGCCGCCGCCGGGCTCGTCCTGTCCGCCTGCAGCGGCCCGACGGCCGACAACTCCAGCAACAGTGCCAGCGGCAGCCCGTCGGCCGCGGCCCCGAGCACCGGCGGCCCGCTCAAGGTCGCCGTGGTCACGCACGGCAGCGCGGGCGACGCCTTCTGGAACGTCGTGAAGAACGGCGCCGAGCAGGCGGGCAAGGACCTGAACGTCGGCGTCGACTACTTCTCCGACGGCGACCCGGGCAACCAGGCCCGGCTGATCGACAACGCGGTCGCGCAGAAGGTCGGCGGCCTGGTCGTCTCGATGGCGAACCCGCAGGCCCTGCAGACGTCGATCCAGAACGCGGTGAAGGCCGGCATCCCGGTCATCACCATCAACTCCGGCGAGGACTTCAGCGCCCAGTTCGGCGCGATCGCGCACGTCGGGCAGAGCGAGGGCCTCGCGGGCCAGGGCGCGGGCCAGCGGCTGAAGGCGGCGGGCAAGACGAAGCTGCTGTGCGTCATCCACGAGGCAGGCAACATCGGCCAGAACCAGCGCTGTGACGGCGCGAAGCAGACCTTCGGCAACGTCACGACGCTGCAGGTCGACATCTCCAACCCGACCGACGCGCAGGCCCGGATCCGCGGCGCGCTGCAGTCCGACCCGTCGATCGACGCCGTGCTGGCGCTGAACTCGCAGGTCGCCGCCCGTGCCGTCGCCGCCGCCAAGGAAGCGAGCTCCAAGGCCCAGGTGGCCACCTTCGACCTGAACGCCGACGTCGTCACGGCCATCAAGGACGGCAGCATCCTCTTCGCCGTCGACCAGCAGCAGTACGAGCAGGGCTACCTGCCGATCGTGTTCCTGAAGCTGTACAAGGAAAACGGCAACACCATCGGCGGTGGCAAGCCCGTCCAGACCGGCCCGGGCTTCGTCGACAAGACCAACATCGACACCATCGCCCCGTACGCGCAGCGCGGCACGCGATGA
- a CDS encoding ABC transporter permease: MTAAIQAQPDERVAQKSLVDRLVVRPEIGALLGAVLVFAFFSVVTGQFLSPLGVATWLDDSSTLGIMAVVVALLMVGGEFDLSAGVMTASTSLVTAILATQAGWNVWLALLASLVFALGVGAFNGWLVMKTGLPSFIVTLGSFLALQGLNLGVTRLVTNTVQVSGMRSTSGYESAGGLFASTFDIGGTEFQSSIVWWIVVTAIAAWLLVRTRFGNWIFAVGGSQVSARSVGVPVVRTKILLFMGTALGAWLVGSINILRFASVQANQGIGLEFQYIIAAVIGGCLLTGGFGSAVGAAIGALIFGMARQGIVFAQWNSDWFMLFLGVMLLAAVLVNNAFRRRAERVRR, from the coding sequence ATGACCGCAGCCATCCAAGCCCAGCCCGACGAGCGCGTCGCGCAGAAGAGCCTGGTCGACCGCCTGGTCGTCCGGCCCGAGATCGGCGCGCTCCTCGGGGCGGTGCTCGTCTTCGCGTTCTTCTCGGTGGTCACCGGCCAGTTCCTCAGCCCGCTGGGCGTGGCGACCTGGCTGGACGACTCCTCGACGCTCGGGATCATGGCCGTCGTGGTCGCGCTGCTCATGGTCGGCGGCGAGTTCGACCTCTCGGCCGGCGTCATGACGGCGTCGACGTCGCTGGTCACCGCGATCCTGGCGACGCAGGCGGGCTGGAACGTCTGGCTCGCGCTGCTGGCGTCGCTGGTGTTCGCGCTCGGCGTCGGCGCGTTCAACGGCTGGCTGGTGATGAAGACCGGGCTGCCCAGCTTCATCGTCACGCTGGGGTCGTTCCTGGCCCTGCAGGGCCTCAACCTCGGCGTGACGCGGCTGGTCACCAACACCGTCCAGGTGTCGGGCATGCGCTCGACCAGCGGCTACGAGTCGGCCGGCGGGCTGTTCGCCTCGACCTTCGACATCGGCGGCACCGAGTTCCAGTCGTCGATCGTCTGGTGGATCGTCGTCACCGCGATCGCCGCGTGGCTGCTGGTGCGGACCCGGTTCGGCAACTGGATCTTCGCCGTCGGCGGGTCGCAGGTGTCGGCCCGCTCGGTCGGCGTGCCGGTGGTGCGCACGAAGATCCTGCTGTTCATGGGCACCGCGCTCGGCGCGTGGCTGGTCGGCTCGATCAACATCCTGCGCTTCGCCAGCGTCCAGGCGAACCAGGGCATCGGGCTGGAGTTCCAGTACATCATCGCCGCGGTGATCGGCGGCTGCCTGCTCACCGGCGGGTTCGGCTCGGCGGTGGGCGCGGCGATCGGCGCGCTGATCTTCGGCATGGCGCGGCAGGGCATCGTGTTCGCGCAGTGGAACAGCGACTGGTTCATGCTGTTCCTCGGCGTCATGCTGCTGGCCGCGGTCCTGGTCAACAACGCCTTCCGGCGCCGCGCGGAGAGGGTACGCCGATGA
- a CDS encoding ATP-binding cassette domain-containing protein: MSLLEVRDIGKTYGSVIALREVSTVVNAGEVTCVLGDNGAGKSTLIKILAGVHQHDRGEFLVEGEPVRFSSPREALDRGIATVYQDLAVVPLMSVWRNFFLGSEPTTGFGPFKMLDRKKGRETTKKALSDMGIDLRDVEQPVGTLSGGERQCVAIARAVYFGAKVLILDEPTAALGVKQAGVVLKYVAQARDRGLGVVLITHNPHHAYPVADRFLLLKRGAALGSYEKKDIDINELTRQMAGGAELEALEHELRQVEKA, encoded by the coding sequence ATGAGCTTGCTGGAAGTCAGGGACATCGGGAAGACCTACGGCAGCGTCATCGCGCTGCGCGAGGTGTCCACTGTGGTCAACGCCGGCGAGGTCACCTGCGTGCTCGGCGACAACGGCGCCGGGAAGTCCACGCTGATCAAGATCCTGGCCGGCGTGCACCAGCACGACCGCGGCGAGTTCCTGGTCGAAGGCGAGCCGGTCCGGTTCTCCTCGCCGCGCGAGGCCCTGGATCGCGGCATCGCGACCGTGTACCAGGACCTCGCCGTGGTCCCGCTGATGAGTGTCTGGCGGAACTTCTTCCTCGGTTCCGAGCCGACGACCGGGTTCGGCCCGTTCAAGATGCTCGACCGGAAGAAAGGCCGCGAGACGACCAAGAAGGCGTTGTCCGACATGGGCATCGACCTGCGGGACGTCGAGCAGCCGGTTGGCACGCTCTCCGGCGGCGAACGCCAGTGCGTGGCGATCGCGCGGGCGGTGTACTTCGGCGCGAAGGTGCTGATCCTCGACGAACCGACGGCGGCGCTGGGTGTCAAGCAGGCCGGGGTGGTGCTGAAGTACGTCGCCCAGGCCCGTGACCGCGGGCTCGGCGTCGTGCTCATCACGCACAACCCGCACCACGCCTACCCGGTGGCCGACCGGTTCCTGCTGCTCAAGCGGGGTGCCGCGCTCGGGTCGTACGAGAAGAAGGACATCGACATCAACGAGCTGACTCGCCAGATGGCGGGCGGTGCCGAACTGGAAGCCCTCGAACACGAGCTGCGGCAGGTGGAAAAGGCGTGA
- the iolC gene encoding 5-dehydro-2-deoxygluconokinase → MSLEALTIGRVGVDLYPEQSGVPLAGVSTFAKSLGGTATNVAVAAARLGRRTAVLTKVGPDGFGGYVRQALDGFGVSPEFVGTAPDLQTPVVFCELNPPADPPLLFYRSPIAPDLTLTDEDVPWDVVESVPLLWVTGTGVSAEPARATQRKILEARGRRDHTVLDLDYRPMFWPSAEQARAEIGGMLDHVTAAVGNRTEVEVAVGTADPDTAADRLLERGLRLAVIKKGAEGVLVATPEGRSTVPPQRVEVVCGLGAGDGFGGALIHGLLSGWDPVRIAEYANAAGALVASRLACADAMPTAAEIEELL, encoded by the coding sequence GTGAGTCTGGAGGCGTTGACGATCGGCCGGGTCGGGGTGGACCTCTACCCGGAACAGAGCGGCGTGCCGCTGGCCGGGGTCAGCACGTTCGCCAAGTCGCTCGGCGGGACCGCGACCAACGTCGCGGTCGCCGCCGCGCGGCTCGGCCGGCGCACGGCGGTGCTCACCAAGGTCGGCCCGGACGGCTTCGGCGGCTACGTGCGGCAGGCCCTCGACGGCTTCGGCGTCTCGCCGGAGTTCGTGGGCACGGCGCCGGACCTGCAGACGCCGGTCGTGTTCTGCGAGCTGAACCCGCCCGCGGACCCGCCACTGCTGTTCTACCGCTCCCCCATCGCCCCCGATCTGACGCTGACCGACGAGGACGTGCCGTGGGACGTCGTCGAGTCGGTGCCGCTGCTGTGGGTCACCGGCACCGGCGTGTCCGCGGAACCGGCCCGGGCGACCCAGCGGAAGATCCTCGAAGCCCGCGGCCGGCGGGACCACACCGTCCTGGACCTGGACTACCGGCCGATGTTCTGGCCGTCCGCCGAGCAGGCCCGCGCCGAGATCGGCGGGATGCTCGACCACGTCACGGCCGCGGTCGGCAACCGCACCGAGGTGGAGGTGGCCGTCGGCACCGCGGACCCGGACACGGCCGCCGACCGGTTGCTCGAACGCGGCCTCCGGCTGGCCGTGATCAAGAAGGGCGCCGAGGGCGTCCTGGTGGCGACGCCGGAGGGGCGCTCGACCGTGCCGCCGCAACGCGTCGAGGTCGTCTGCGGGCTGGGGGCAGGCGACGGCTTCGGCGGGGCGCTGATCCACGGGCTGCTCTCGGGCTGGGACCCGGTGCGGATCGCCGAGTACGCGAACGCGGCGGGCGCGCTGGTGGCGTCCCGGCTGGCCTGCGCCGACGCCATGCCGACCGCGGCCGAAATCGAGGAGCTGCTGTGA
- the iolB gene encoding 5-deoxy-glucuronate isomerase: MSKLHRPLGTLSDGTDPVRLTPDTAGWRYSGLRVLSLAPGEVRILHTGEFEAFVLPLAGSATVRVDGQVFELRGRESVFTRVTDFAYVPREAEVELSTTDGLEVALPMARCTRRLEAGYGPAENVPVEVRGAGQATRQVTNFGVPGVWDHADKLNACELITPGGNWSSYPPHKHDEATGCEVVNEEIYYFRIAGRDGVTPSREGFGLHRTYTSDGELDEDVAVRDHDVFLIPRGYHGPCVAAPGYPMYYLNVLAGPAEERSMAFCDDPAHGWVRDTWATQELDPRCPVTSHEGRVQ, from the coding sequence GTGAGCAAGCTGCACCGTCCACTCGGGACACTTTCCGACGGCACCGACCCGGTCCGGCTCACCCCGGACACCGCCGGGTGGCGGTACTCCGGGCTGCGGGTGCTCTCCCTGGCTCCCGGCGAAGTGCGGATCCTGCACACCGGCGAGTTCGAGGCGTTCGTGCTGCCGCTGGCCGGGTCCGCGACCGTCCGGGTCGACGGGCAGGTGTTCGAACTCCGCGGCCGTGAGTCGGTCTTCACGCGGGTGACGGACTTCGCGTACGTGCCACGGGAGGCCGAAGTCGAGTTGTCGACAACGGACGGGCTCGAGGTCGCGCTGCCGATGGCCCGCTGCACCCGCCGCCTGGAGGCCGGGTACGGCCCGGCGGAGAACGTCCCGGTCGAGGTCCGCGGCGCCGGGCAGGCGACCCGGCAGGTGACCAACTTCGGCGTACCCGGGGTGTGGGACCACGCCGACAAGCTCAACGCGTGCGAGCTGATCACCCCGGGCGGCAACTGGTCGTCCTACCCGCCGCACAAGCACGACGAGGCGACCGGGTGCGAGGTCGTCAACGAGGAGATCTACTACTTCCGCATCGCCGGCCGCGACGGCGTCACGCCGTCCCGCGAAGGCTTCGGCCTGCACCGGACGTACACGAGCGACGGCGAGCTGGACGAGGACGTCGCCGTGCGCGATCACGACGTCTTCCTCATCCCGCGCGGCTACCACGGGCCGTGCGTGGCCGCGCCGGGTTACCCGATGTACTACCTGAACGTCCTGGCCGGGCCGGCCGAGGAGCGGTCCATGGCGTTCTGCGACGACCCCGCGCACGGCTGGGTCCGCGACACGTGGGCGACGCAGGAGCTGGATCCGCGGTGCCCCGTCACGAGTCACGAAGGGCGTGTGCAGTGA